A window of Pseudobdellovibrionaceae bacterium contains these coding sequences:
- a CDS encoding RpiB/LacA/LacB family sugar-phosphate isomerase has protein sequence MSTSSIFISSDHAGVKLKTFLLENLKFHSLINLGPDTEDSVDYPDFADLVCKKIQDHNKDNPNLTKGILICGSGQGMVMRANRYPFIRAGLCHNSYSAQLVREHNNANVLCLAARPTLEKENAEFIKNPATVNNRLFANALKIVESFLSTEFKHGRHSARVRKLQ, from the coding sequence ATGTCCACCTCGTCTATTTTTATTAGCTCCGATCATGCAGGAGTAAAATTAAAAACTTTTCTTTTAGAGAATTTAAAATTCCATTCTCTTATAAACTTAGGCCCCGATACAGAAGACTCGGTGGATTACCCCGATTTTGCCGACTTAGTTTGTAAAAAAATACAAGACCACAATAAAGATAACCCAAACCTAACTAAAGGAATTCTTATTTGTGGCTCTGGACAAGGCATGGTAATGCGCGCCAATAGATACCCTTTTATTAGAGCGGGTTTATGCCATAATTCTTACTCGGCACAATTAGTTAGAGAACATAACAATGCCAATGTTTTATGTTTAGCTGCAAGGCCCACCTTAGAAAAAGAAAATGCAGAGTTTATTAAAAACCCCGCGACAGTAAATAACAGACTCTTTGCCAATGCCTTAAAAATAGTAGAAAGTTTTTTAAGTACAGAGTTTAAACATGGACGACATAGCGCGCGCGTAAGGAAATTACAATGA